CGGAGGATGTCGTCTTCGACATCACCGACGTCGCCCACTGGCCGCTCGTAGGACGAGGTCCACAGGGTTTCACCGCTGGCCATGTCGCGAAGCTCGGCAGTCAGGTAAAGCTGGCCCTGCTGGTGATGGGCCTTGCCGGTGAGGATGTAGCCCGCTTTGAGTGCTTTCGCAGCTTCGGCGAGATCCAGGTCGGGTCCCTTGAAGCGCATGGACGATGCCAGTGGCGCTACCCGCAGTCCTTCTGCCCAGCTCAGGGCATGCAGCAGTTCGTCGGCAATGCCATCACCCACGAAGCCCTGGTCGCCTTTCTCACTCGAATCCTGCATCGGCAGGATGGCCAGTTTTGCCGTCGACATGTGTCACCTCCCGCGGGCTGGACATCCTTGTGAAGCCGCTGTTCTTCTTGTGTTTTTCATTTTCAGTATAGACCCGCAAAGAGGCCCGGAGTACCGCCGGGAAGCTTTTCCAAATCAAGAAGTTGCACCCTCGGTCAAGAATTTGGTTGGCATTGGCGGTTGGCATTATGTAAATTCTGACGAGTGGGCAGTTTCTGCCCATCGGCACGTCCACGCTGTTGGGGGAAGATCATGAGCTACTCGACCGTTCGGATCGGCTTTTATGGCCACGATGCACTTTACGATTTCCCGGCGAACGAAGCCGAGCTGAACAAGCTGCTCGACGCCGTCAAGCGCCTCGCACTGCGCCACAAGGATGTCACCATGTATTACGAACTGGGCATCAGCGAGGACACCACGGCCATCATCTCGGTTCGCGAAATCCAGACCATCACCTTCATGAGGGATGGCAAGGCGTCGGATCCGGGCGTGCAGGTGGTCGATACGGACAGCTTGCGGGACCAGAGCGAAGCCGCTTTCTTTCTCAAGGGCCAGACCTCGGCATTCCGCCTCGACATGGACAAGGGCGGCCCGCTGGCCGGCATGATCGAAGCCTTGCTGGATGCCGGCTACGATGACGAGGACATCGGCTGCGTGATGCTGAGCGACAAGCACGACAACCCCATCTTCCTGATGCTGGACGAAATCCAGTTCGCGGTATTCGATCATTCGGTGGTCGAACACTGAGCTGCAGCAGGTTCACTGGTAAAAAGGCCGCAACGCGGCCTTTTTTCCTGTCCGCCAGGTCACTCCCCGCTCACACCTTGTTCGCGCGTTGCGCCAGCCAGTAAAGCAGCGTCCCGAAAATCGCGAACATCAGCGTGACCAGCAGCGAGTCACGGCTGACCTGCACCAGCAGGCCGAGACAGCCAAGAATGCCCAGCGCCGGGACCAGCAAACCGCCCTTCATGCGAAAGGCAGCCGCACCTTCATGCTGGCGCCGCAGGACCGGCACGGCCGAACAGGTCACGATGTAGACAAACAGCCGCGCCAGCACCGAAATCGCTGCCAGCCAGATGAACGAACCGAAGGCGGCCAGCAGGAAGGACACCACGCCGAAGAAGACGATCGAGTTCGCCGGCGTCAGGAACCTCGGATGCACGACCGCAAACCATGCCGGCAGACTGCCATCCAGGCCCAGGGCATAGCTCATGCGCGGCGACGAGAAAATCGCACCCAGCAGGTTGCCACCCACCGAGGCAACCAGTCCGGCCATCAGCAATACGGCGCCCGTTTCACCGAACAGGACAGCAGCCACATCGAGCAGCGGCGTGCTGGTGTCCGCCAGGTCCGGCAACGCGGCCATGCTGACCAGCTGGATGCACAGGTACAGCAGGCCCGCGACCAGGGTGCCCAGCAACAGGGCCCGCGGCATGTCGCGCGCCGGGTTGCGTGCTTCGCCTGCCGGCACGGTG
The nucleotide sequence above comes from Gammaproteobacteria bacterium. Encoded proteins:
- a CDS encoding APC family permease, with product MNEATPEAKELLPRNLGLWGIWLLVINGFIGSGIFGLPAGATRLAGAWSPLIYIACALLILPIVLCFSEAASYYRGTGGPIRYATDTYGRFIGFQTGWLYYIARVVAFSAGSVLLVDSISYFWPEANQGHWRWILLAIICFGMTAINVIGNVRAIRSLGVFTVLKFIALLGLVILGVFMLELPGIEAMQQSAISTDLASLDLGGAILLLMYAYVGFESATVPAGEARNPARDMPRALLLGTLVAGLLYLCIQLVSMAALPDLADTSTPLLDVAAVLFGETGAVLLMAGLVASVGGNLLGAIFSSPRMSYALGLDGSLPAWFAVVHPRFLTPANSIVFFGVVSFLLAAFGSFIWLAAISVLARLFVYIVTCSAVPVLRRQHEGAAAFRMKGGLLVPALGILGCLGLLVQVSRDSLLVTLMFAIFGTLLYWLAQRANKV